tctcaattcttgtaatgtctctattttatattttgttttctttgaacagtatgagtaactaaaccctaatgctagggggtgtccctgatttgattatgtaatgattttgaattcctgagttcatcaatagatttgttttcttatttaatttaattgtgcaAGGttcttatgctttctttgtcggaccaacaagattgatttacggttaacaaccagctggacatcggttgttaaggtttttgtacgattagactatagtagatatcacctaggactagggataccctatagttatcggttaactcttgataaaaaaattgcttgatttcataataaatctctaaggaattaggatttaggttgaatgttcaaaggttttcccgctaaggaattaggggaaaaatatcctaaagggctggtaattgaatagtatgaacttgttgaggaaatctaaatccaaggttattatagAAATAGTCACACACTTTatcctagcataatactcatatttgtcaaaaagccaattttcttttctgcttattttaattatttttagtcacaatttgcaaacaaaactccaaatatagtttttgtttaattgaaccactattgaaactcgatattaacgtgcagtcattgagatcgacattcggggaatttccctattattactacagaggaaaaatagtacacttgctatttttccgatcagtggCCAAAATCAAGAAGATGTTAATGCCGGAGAAACTGCTACCCCAACTGACATGAATGCTGCAACAAAAATTCGTAATGGTGATGCACAAACTGACCTGAATGCTGCAACTAAACTTGGAACTGAAACTGATATTGGTGCTACTAGTTTCCAATATGATATTGGTACTGCAACTGAAAATGATCAAGAAACTGGTGATGACAAAGGTGCTAGAAATGATGCTGAAACTATCCCAACTGCAGTTAGTCAAAATGGGTCTTGTGTGGTTGATTCACATAAAGGACAAAGAGGCAACAAAAAGCCAACCAAACCACTTATCAAAATGAGGCAAAGTGAGAGGATCAAACTGTTTTGGTTCAAAAAACCCATCACAGGGCAAGGTTCAGAAGACCAACCAATAGTGCTGccataaattaaagaaaaagttttaccCAAGGACTCAAAACTTGGAGTTTCAACTAGGAACATGAAGACATGGAAGACAAGGAAGATGAGAGATTAAATGAATGTTATGTATCTGCTTCTTATGCACCATAGTGTGCTTCTTTTGTAATGAATGTTATGTATCTGCATTTGAATGTATCTGAATGTTATGCACCATAGTGTGCTTATTTTGTTGTAACTTTAATGTACCGACTTTATTAATGTATCAGAATGTTATGCACCATAGTGTGCTTGTTATCTTCATTTAACTATTATAAGCTCcatatgtccttgtaattgtaaaTCAAATAACAAAACTTAACTGATAACAACCATATTTCCATATTGAAAGCCATTACAATATTCAAAGAACATAAATTAACAACACCACTAGAATTGCATCACACTATAAGCAATTGGATATAACATTTGAATTACATATGATAAACTAACTCTCTACCTACACTAACTTAATTAAAGCTGAAAACATAATCCAAGACAAGCCAATTATAACCATCAACCAGAAATTTTTCCTCCTTTCATTTGCAATCTTTCTCTTCTGTTTTTCCATTTTCTCGTGCATTCCAGCTCTGCATTCCATCTCGTCCACAATCTCATTAGCTAATTCTCTAAAGTATTTCTTCTCTCCATCACACTACAAGTATCTGGACGAATTAGGGTCTTttccttcaatcaaatcatcccaCAAGAACATACCACACCCATCATGCATCTCAATTGTATCATCCATTAGCACATATAAcacataaaacataaacaaaTTATTCGAAAATCAACTAACCATCATGTTCTTGCATTTCCAGAATTTTCTTCCGGGATTATCAACTGACTTGGACACCCACATCATTGAAGAAGTTggaggttgaagaagaaaacGAAGAAGGAAACGAGATTGGGGAAATCTGGACGAATTGGGGAAGAAATAACCCTAATTATGCCATGCTGGATATTTAATAACATATCAATTTAATCAAAATGCCACGCGTGCAAATTCAACTAAGGGGGCAACAATGAGAGAATCTACATAAGTTAAGGGgtgattaaaaaattatttttttatagggGGCTAAATGGAAACTCGCTAAGATTAGAGggaatttatatatttaaccctaaaaataaaaataatataataaaacccTCCCAACACCACCGCCGGCGCTTCATTAGTCGCCGTGCACCGCCACCTTCATGTCCTCGGACTCAACAATGAAATGAATCCACTATCAACCTTCAGATACAGAATCTTCCAATCAACAACAACTCCATTCTCACCCTTTTTCCTCTTCAACCAAAAACGATGGAAAAAACCCGTTATTTCAGCGCAAACTCGTTTAGAGGACCGAGTAAGAGACCCACACTTCGACAAACTAACAACCCATTTCAAAAAACTCAACGTTGTCCTCAAAATCCACACCCTCATGTCAAATCGAAAACGCGGTTCTTTCGTTTCGCTTCAGCTCATGTCCCGTTGGAGAAACATCCTCGGACTCAATGTCACTGTCacttcctttcttcaaaaatacCCTCATGTTTTTGACCTCTTTCTCCACCCTTTTAGGAGGAACATGTGTTGTAGGATCACGAGGAAGATGAAGGAGTTGATATTGCTGGAAGAGGTTGTTGCGAAAAGGTGCGAGCTTGAGACTGTGATGAGGTTGAAGAAGTTGCTTATGATGTCGTTGAATGGTACTCTTCATGTGCATGCTTTGAGGTTGATGAGAAGAGAATTGGGTCTTCCTTGTGATTTTAGAGACTCCATTCTTGGGAAGTATTGTGATGAGTTTAGGTTGGTTGATTTGGAGATTGTGGAATTGGTTGGTTGGGATGATGAATTGGGAATGGCTTGTGTTGAGGAATGGAGGGAGAGAGAGTATAGAGAGAAATGGTTGAGTGAATTTGAGACCAAGTTTGCTTTTCCTATGAATTTCCCAACTGGGTTTAAGATTGAAAGAGGGTTTAGGGAAAAGTTGAAGACTTGGCAAAGGCTTTCTTATACGAAGCCTTATGAGAGGAAAGATGTAAAATGCGGCGGAGCGCAACGCTATGAGAAGAGGGCGGTTGCTGTTCTTCATGAGCTGTTGAGTCTGACTGTGGAGAAAATGGTTGAGGTTGATCAGTTGGCTCATTTTCGAAGGGATTTTGCTATCGAAGTTAATATGCGCGAGGTACTGCTTAGGCATCCGGGGATATTTTACATATCGACAAAAGGAAATGCTCAAACGGTTTTTCTTAGGGAGGCTTATGAGAAAGGAAGGTTGGTTGAGCCTAATCCGGTGTATGAAACTCGTAGGAATATGTTGGAGCTTGTGTTATTAGGACGCAGGAAAACCAAACAGTTATTAGCTTCTGATGAATTTAAAGAAGAGAGCAATACTGTCGTTTGTAAAGTAGATGGAGGTAAAAGAGAAGGAGATTGGGCGATTCAATTCTTGGAGGGTTGCGAGAAGAATTGATCCTCGTGATATTGTGACGGTAGCAGAAACTACAAATCTGGAGAGTTTGCTAAGTAGTGTTTTGCTCTTAACTTTCAGCAAAAGTGTTCCTCTTTGCTTTGTTTGCATAATTGGGTCTTCCAATTCTGTATGTAATTATTCTTCTTCTTACCTGTAGTATGGTTAGTTGGTCATAATATTCTTTTTGATAGAAGGAAAATTCACCTTTGCTAGATTTCTATATTAGTGATCAGATAATACTTTGATGTTTTCACTACATAATCACTTTCATATGACAAAATCAGATCAATATTTTAGAAAACAACAATCTTTTTCTCGATCGAAACCGGTGTAGGTCTGTGCACAATTCCCGGCTGGATA
The Vicia villosa cultivar HV-30 ecotype Madison, WI linkage group LG6, Vvil1.0, whole genome shotgun sequence genome window above contains:
- the LOC131609981 gene encoding protein ROOT PRIMORDIUM DEFECTIVE 1-like, encoding MNPLSTFRYRIFQSTTTPFSPFFLFNQKRWKKPVISAQTRLEDRVRDPHFDKLTTHFKKLNVVLKIHTLMSNRKRGSFVSLQLMSRWRNILGLNVTVTSFLQKYPHVFDLFLHPFRRNMCCRITRKMKELILLEEVVAKRCELETVMRLKKLLMMSLNGTLHVHALRLMRRELGLPCDFRDSILGKYCDEFRLVDLEIVELVGWDDELGMACVEEWREREYREKWLSEFETKFAFPMNFPTGFKIERGFREKLKTWQRLSYTKPYERKDVKCGGAQRYEKRAVAVLHELLSLTVEKMVEVDQLAHFRRDFAIEVNMREVLLRHPGIFYISTKGNAQTVFLREAYEKGRLVEPNPVYETRRNMLELVLLGRRKTKQLLASDEFKEESNTVVCKVDGGKREGDWAIQFLEGCEKN